In the Larus michahellis chromosome 6, bLarMic1.1, whole genome shotgun sequence genome, one interval contains:
- the CNNM2 gene encoding metal transporter CNNM2 isoform X3 has product MAALPGGNMAGGGRGARVVVVLLLLLGGCLGRRPPGAAAAAPPAAAAVVPPPSAAAEETVIIGLRLEDTDDVSFMEGGALRVSERTRVKLRVYGQNINNETWSRIAFTEHERRRGGRAAAGAAGRGGGSGGGGGGGAGGGAPQRCGIRTSDIIILPHIVLNRRTSGIIEIEIKPLRKTEKSKSYYLCTSVSAPAAAALGPGAAGGLAGAEGPAGPPPWGETTWIYHDGEDTKMIVGEEKKFLLPFWLQVIFISLLLCLSGMFSGLNLGLMALDPMELRIVQNCGTDKEKNYAKRIEPVRRQGNYLLCSLLLGNVLVNTTLTILLDDIAGSGLVAVVVSTIGIVIFGEIVPQAICSRHGLAVGANTIFLTKFFMMMTFPASYPVSKLLDCVLGQEIGTVYNREKLLEMLRVTDPYNDLVKEELNIIQGALELRTKTVEDVMTPLRDCFMIAAEAVLDFNTMSEIMESGYTRIPVFEGDRSNIVDLLFVKDLAFVDPDDCTPLKTITRFYNHPLHFVFNDTKLDAMLEEFKKVLS; this is encoded by the coding sequence ATGGCCGCGCTGCCCGGTGGGAACatggcggggggcggccggggggcgcgggtggtggtggtgctgctgctgctgctcggcgGCTGCCTGGGCCGGCGGcccccgggcgccgccgccgccgcaccgccTGCCGCTGCCGCCGTCGTCCCCCCGCcctcggcggcggcggaggagacGGTGATCATCGGCCTGCGGCTGGAGGACACGGACGACGTCTCCTTCATGGAGGGGGGCGCGCTGCGGGTGAGCGAGCGGACGCGGGTGAAGCTGCGGGTCTACGGGCAGAACATCAACAACGAGACCTGGTCGCGCATCGCCTTCACGGAGCacgagcggcggcggggcgggcgggcggcggcgggggcggcggggcgcggcggcggcagcgggggcggcggcggcggcggggcgggcggcggcgccccgcAGCGCTGCGGCATCCGCACCTCGGACATCATCATCCTGCCGCACATCGTGCTCAACCGCCGCACCTCCGGCATCATCGAGATCGAGATCAAGCCCCTGCGCAAGACGGAGAAGAGCAAGTCCTACTACCTGTGCACCTCCGtctcggcccccgccgccgccgccctggggCCCGGGGCCGCCGGAGGGCTGGCGGGTGCCGAGGGGCCGGCCGGGCCCCCGCCCTGGGGAGAGACCACCTGGATCTACCACGACGGCGAGGACACCAAGATGATCGTGGGCGAGGAGAAGAAGTTCCTGCTGCCTTTCTGGCTGCAGGTCATCTTCATCtcgctcctcctctgcctctcggGCATGTTCAGCGGCCTCAACCTGGGCCTCATGGCCCTGGACCCCATGGAGCTGCGCATCGTGCAGAACTGCGGCACAGACAAAGAGAAGAACTACGCCAAGCGCATCGAGCCCGTGCGCCGCCAGGGCAACTActtgctctgctccctcctgctgggCAACGTCCTTGTCAACACCACGCTTACCATCCTGCTGGACGACATCGCCGGCTCCGGGCTGGTGGCCGTGGTGGTCTCCACCATCGGTATCGTCATCTTCGGCGAGATCGTGCCGCAGGCCATTTGCTCTCGGCACGGTCTGGCCGTGGGCGCCAACACCATCTTCCTCACCAAGTTTTTCATGATGATGACCTTCCCGGCCTCCTACCCTGTCAGCAAGTTGCTGGACTGTGTCCTGGGTCAGGAGATCGGCACGGTCTATAACCGTGAGAAGTTGCTGGAGATGCTGCGGGTCACCGACCCTTATAACGATCTAGTCAAGGAGGAGCTCAACATTATCCAAGGAGCCCTGGAGCTGCGCACCAAGACTGTGGAGGACGTGATGACTCCCCTCCGAGACTGCTTTATGATCGCTGCTGAGGCAGTGCTGGACTTCAACACTATGTCCGAGATCATGGAGAGTGGTTATACCCGCATCCCCGTTTTCGAGGGTGACCGCTCCAACATCGTGGACCTGCTCTTCGTTAAGGACCTGGCTTTTGTGGACCCCGATGACTGCACTCCCCTCAAGACCATCACCCGCTTCTACAACCATCCACTTCACTTTGTCTTCAACGACACCAAGCTTGATGCCATGCTGGAGGAGTTCAAGAAAG